One region of Theileria equi strain WA chromosome 4 map unlocalized gcontig_1105316255039, whole genome shotgun sequence genomic DNA includes:
- a CDS encoding conserved hypothetical protein (encoded by transcript BEWA_052990A), with translation MEKKSDLLAVLALNTEKLVQDLKWHFESLDNPKSIADLDPKFNSHVKNLLEEESTPTHDHRDTHFEDDTKCPENAEFQDIAHYYTKVFDGIVDICKAKRKELEKDVVETLLKHEHELSEFSMEVSYCDGTLKVVEDSISKQYDSLEQSSKIITKLHNESKDISLRLENRKLLLERLQRFVDDVIITPNMIKAICNDPIDEKFVTVLENFRIKSNNINKIHKDYPSVVCDPNNNNYAQESSRIQLQKLELVLVRRISDFLSLEISKLSMPKVNIQLIQTTRFLSLLPLYDYLKEFKNYSSEISKMYVSTMRRTYSHLFENYLLSLEKGKGRERCRDVYSILKGLDSGNITSNKETLSRFGLSGRDSVLSTYNSQPILPTGLQNIVLKQEDIVRSFLKLFVDTATTEFAFISKFFSCSNKALNDSREPDSKVTREAYEFSTNGMFREVLVDVLDIFKGNLNHYISSTYDVVGLVMIYSLVVINRKVLKGRELTLLDPELYEIETICFQRIMYVIKDFTDFIFKFVQGSQASAVSTWMPAPFTINCAHILVSLIKMYDYVVQVSNDAVISSFYKTTLRLYKLLQNSIIESAKRLKNKEQESIIIIGNYSMLYNILFNTCAISVDNANSIFAQHIKTVEEILNENLNIYSGIIINDHFKFIIDIEVPSDDDTPKKTLSIANLAVSYRKIAEEFMDKYKAKLSKIHNRISASFTYKPIALLVTRNVLDHLKNVYSTFYSTIKSHFSDTGAEWLENMPDVSEFNYN, from the exons ATGGAAAAAAAATCCGACTTGTTGGCAGTGCTCGCTCTAAATACCGAGAAACTTGTCCAAGATCTTAAATGGCACTTTGAATCCCTAGATAATCCTAAAAGCATTGCAGATTTAGATCCAAAGTTTAATTCTCACGTAAAGAACCTTTTAGAAGAAGAAAGTACTCCTACACATGACCATAGGGATACACATTTCGAGGATGATACCAAATGTCCGGAAAATGCTGAATTTCAGGACATTGCCCACTATTATACAAAGGTGTTCGATGGAATAGTTGACATCTGCAAGGCAAAACGCAAGGAACTGGAAAAGGATGTTGTAGAAACCCTGTTGAAGCACGAACATGAGTTATCAGAGTTCTCGATGGAAGTTAGTTATTGTGATGGAACCCTTAAAGTAGTAGAAGATTCAATATCTAAGCAGTATGATAGTTTAGAACAGTCTTCAAAGATTATAACAAAGCTTCATAATGAATCCAAAGATATTTCTCTGCGTTTGGAGAATAGAAAGCTGCTATTGGAAAGGTTACAACGTTTTGTAGATGATGTTATCATTACTCCAAACATGATAAAGGCCATATGCAATGATCCTATCGATGAAAAATTTGTTACTGTCCTTGAAAACTTTAGAATAAAGTCTAATAATATCAATAAAATACACAAGGACTATCCATCTGTGGTTTGTGATCCAAATAATAATAATTATGCGCAGGAATCATCAAGAATCCAACTTCAGAAGTTAGAATTGGTCTTGGTTAGGAGAATTTCCGATTTTTTGTCACTGGAAATCAGCAAGCTTTCAATGCCAAAGGTAAATATTCAGCTTATCCAAACTACAAGGTTCctttctcttcttcccCTTTATGATTATCTCAAAGAGTTTAAAAACTACTCTTCTGAAATATC TAAAATGTATGTGAGTACGATGCGCAGGACATACTCTCATCTATTTGAAAATTATCTCTTGTCTCTTGAAAAAGGAAAAGGGAGAGAGAGATGTAGAGATGTATATTCTATACTGAAGGGATTAGACTCTGGTAATATAACAAGTAACAAGGAAACTCTTAGTCGTTTTGGCTTGAGTGGCAGAGACTCTGTGCTATCAACTTATAATTCACAACCAATTCTGCCAACTGGGCTCCAAAATATTGTTCTAAAACAGGAGGATATTGTCagatcatttttaaaactttTTGTTGACACAGCAACCACGGAATTTGCCTTTATATCTAAATTTTTTTCCTGTTCAAATAAGGCTCTGAATGATTCTCGTGAACCTGATTCCAAAGTAACTAGAGAAGCATATGAATTTAGTACAAATGGAATGTTCAGGGAGGTATTAGTAGATGTCCTGGATATTTTCAAGGGAAATCTTAATCACTATATTTCTTCAACCTATGACGTCGTTGGCCTCGTTATGATATACAGTTTGGTTGTTATTAATAGGAAAGTACTAAAGGGTAGAGAATTGACACTTTTGGATCCAGAATTGTATGAAATAGAAACTATTTGTTTTCAAAGAATAATGTACGTTATAAAGGATTTTACtgattttatttttaaatttgtgcAAGGCTCTCAAGCTAGTGCAGTAAGTACATGGATGCCAGCACCGTTTACGATAAATTGTGCTCACATACTTGTGTCCCTTATCAAGATGTACGATTATGTTGTTCAAGTATCCAATGACGCAGTTATTAGTTCGTTCTACAAGACTACACTTAGATTATATAAACTCCTGCAGAATTCGATAATTGAATCCGCAAAACGACTGAAGAACAAGGAACAGGAATCTATTATAATAATTGGGAATTATTCAATGCTCTACAACATCTTATTTAATACCTGTGCTATTTCTGTTGATAATGCTAATTCTATATTTGCACAGCACATTAAAACGGTTGAAGAAATATTGAATGAGAATTTGAATATCTACTCTGGGATCATCATAAACGATCACTTTAAGTTTATAATTGATATAGAGGTGCCATCCGATGATGATACTCCAAAAAAAACTCTAAGTATCGCAAATTTAGCAGTGAGCTATAGAAAAATC GCTGAAGAATTTATGGACAAATACAAGGCAAAGCTTTCCAAGATCCATAATCGTATATCAGCATCATTTACTTACAAACCTATAGCGCTTTTGGTCACTAGAAAT GTACTCGACCAcctgaaaaatgtatattctacattttaCTCCACAATAAAATCACATTTTAGTGATACTGGAGCAGAATGGCTTGAAAACATGCCAGATGTATCTGAATTTAACTACAATTAA
- a CDS encoding vacuolar ATP synthase subunit G, putative (encoded by transcript BEWA_053000A): protein MSSSSGSNALIQQLLKAEEEAEAIVRRAKENRVKLLNEAVAAAEEDLKKFKESEEQLLMDEYNKESVLEDPRSVMLEMKSKTFIEECDIKLKELKPMLVDKLVEATLNINV, encoded by the exons atgTCCTCGAGTTCTGGTTCGAATGCGTTGATCCAGCAATTACTAAAGGCTGAGGAGGAGGCCGAGGCAATTGTTCGCAGAGCCAAAGAAA ATAGAGTTAAGCTTTTGAACGAGGCTGTAGCCGCGGCTGAAGAggatttgaaaaaatttaaagaatctgaagagCAATTGCTCATGGATGAATATAACAAG GAGTCTGTGCTGGAAGATCCGAGATCTGTAATGCTGGAAATGAAATCCAAGACATTTATCGAGGAGTGCGACATAAAGCTAAAGGAACTAAAGCCTATGTTAGTCGACAAACTCGTGGAAGCTACGCTCAATATTAATGTATAA
- a CDS encoding conserved hypothetical protein (encoded by transcript BEWA_053010A): MDMGKIKPKKSWNPDPKALEITKLVVYGVNYGQDLGCDQRINTSTPEIDRLPRLSFTHTLSNFKGNTIPHDKLMTIFNLTRLNMRSLYDENDFDGGWNDKKKLGELKYHKTHILIVSKEDLEIIGFASYRFLIMREQQPPTPVCYIYELQIKDEYRGQGLGRFLVQLLEIIAKYTLCKKLMCTVLKANHRALKFYRERCHFSNDESDPNSSYHVLKGIL; encoded by the exons ATGGATATGGGCAAAATAAAACCTAAAAAAAGCTGGAACCCGGATCCAAAGGCTCTCGAAATAACCAAACTGGTTGTCTACGGAGTAAATTACGGCCAAGATTTAGGCTGTGACCAGCGTATAAATACTTCCACGCCTGAAATAGATCGTCTTCCTAGACTATCATTCACTCATACTCTCTCAAACTTCAAGGGAAATACAATCCCTCACGACAAGCTAATGACAATATTCAACCTCACAAGGCTGAATATGCGCAGTTTGTACGATGAAAATGATTttgatggaggatggaatGACAAAAAGAAACTGGGAGAGCTAAAGTACCATAAAACTCACATCCTTATAGTAAGCAAGG AGGATTTAGAAATCATCGGATTCGCGAGTTATCGCTTCCTGATAATGCGCGAACAACAGCCTCCAACACCGGTATGCTACATTTATGAATTACAAATAAAG GATGAGTACAGAGGCCAGGGATTGGGCAGATTCTTGGTACAACTACTAGAAATAATCGCAAAATACACTCTATGTAAAAAACTCATGTGCACCGTATTAAAGGCCAACCACAGGGCACTAAAGTTCTATCGCGAAAGGTGCCACTTTTCAAACGACGAAAGTGACCCAAACAGCAGCTACCATGTCCTCAAGGGCATTCTCTAA
- a CDS encoding 60S ribosomal protein L23a, putative (encoded by transcript BEWA_053020A) gives MVNKTSGDAKVAAVKKAKAAASGVKKSLAVKKHKVRRNTHFFRGRTLSLKRTPKFERKVKTAYTKKLDKFSIIRYPLTTESAMKMIEEINTLVFIVDPRASKPKIAKAVTQLYDVEPVHVNTLIRPDGQKKAFVRLSPDQDALDVANKIGII, from the exons atggtgaataaAACATCTGGAG ATGCCAAGGTTGCTGCCGTTAAAAAGGCAAAGGCTGCAGCCAGTGGAGTCAAGAAGTCCTTGGCTGTTAAGAAGCATAAGGTCAGAAGAAATACCCACTTCTTCAGAGGCCGTACTTTGAGCTTGAAGAGAACCCCCAAGTTTGAGAGAAAGGTTAAGACCGCCTATACCAAGAAGTTGGACAAGTTCTCTATCATTCGCTATCCATTGACTACTGAGAGCGCTATGAAAATGATTGAAGAGATCAATACTCTTGTTTTCATCGTTGACCCACGTGCCAGCAAGCCAAAAATTGCCAAGGCTGTTACTCAGCTCTATGATGTCGAACCAGTCCATGTCAACACCCTCAttag ACCTGATGGTCAAAAGAAGGCCTTTGTAAGATTGTCCCCTGATCAGGACGCATTGGATGTAGCAAACAAGATCGGCATTATTTAA
- a CDS encoding conserved hypothetical protein (encoded by transcript BEWA_053030A) yields the protein MSKNTETHNSTKTDVDDALTSYLQMKSPLIGPLEFDVSLPPPPTDPKLLDYEANKGILKYELTGLELSERIATFHDFTSGISNNLLNGLCFTGCGVEDKELLDSIDRKLFPSGLSEHKNSAEAHKIASLQRAVRNGLSDVCSSFDELKMSFIVNKAKEGLPINLKNLLSSNLDTTVITPDVYRRTDTNLESAMDQKPENYENWNDMDLDQRVSAYINEIKKTFVSPEYFTHPTNKHAKPVRVYKVLPNLKLWNNKYIQVGIDGLTSKKDSYTQLEVDGILKVAKDTPTHRIYEYYRRHHKDSTNSSPNHSNLKELGEDPNDDSHLFEDSDPFKDEVLDSPNHSGPYQPQENIANNNDSAQEIDDIDDLFNDELEEANEDIAMASVSDDKATETLDDTDTKEESNLFRFVRQYSCQKSTKMAENGNYYLLSLPRSLHDKFKRRLDPQANLDRNWNENQTIEILPLKGQKYVFSKAGGTKRPNISISYSS from the exons ATGTCCAAGAATACAGAAACACATAATAGCACTAAAACAGATGTGGATGATGCATTAACATCATACTTACAGATGAAATCGCCGTTGATTGGCCCTTTGGAATTCGATGTATCCTTACCACCACCTCCAACGGACCCAAAACTCTTGGATTACGAAGCAAACAAGGGGATTTTGAAATATGAACTCACAGGTTTGGAATTAAGCGAAAGAATAGCCACGTTTCATGACTTCACGTCCGGTATATCAAATAATCTGCTAAATGGACTCTGTTTCACGGGATGTGGAGTTGAAGATAAAGAACTATTGGATTCTATAGATAGAAAATTATTTCCAAGCGGTCTGAGTGAACACAAAAACTCTGCAGAAGCCCATAAGATAGCCTCTTTGCAAAGGGCAGTCAGAAACGGTTTATCTGATGTTTGCTCTTCCTTTGATGAGCTAAAAATGTCATTCATAGTTAACAAAGCTAAGGAAGGTCTACCAATTAAcctcaagaatctcttATCATCGAATTTAGATACCACAGTTATCACTCCAGACGTATACAGGAGGACCGATACAAACTTGGAATCAGCCATGGATCAGAAGCCTGAGAATTATGAAAATTGGAACGATATGGATCTTGATCAAAGGGTATCTGCCTACATAAACGAAATCAAGAAGACCTTTGTTTCTCCTGAATACTTCACTCATCCTACTAACAAGCACGCCAAACCAGTTAGGGTATATAAAGTACTTCCGAACTTAAAATTATGGAACAACAAATACATACAAGTAGGAATTGATGGTCTTACATCCAAAAAAGATTCGTATACCCAACTTGAAGTTGATGGGATACTAAAAGTTGCAAAAGACACACCCACTCATCGCATTTACGAATATTATAGAAGACACCATAAGGACTCCACGAATAGTTCGCCCAATCATTCCAACCTTAAGGAGCTAGGTGAAGATCCAAATGATGATTCCCACCTCTTTGAAGATTCCGATCCGTTTAAAGATGAGGTTCTTGATTCACCAAATCATTCTGGACCATACCAACCACAGGAAAACATCGCAAACAACAATGATTCTGCACAGGAAATTGATGATATAGATGACTTATTTAATGATGAGCTGGAAGAGGCTAATGAAGACATTGCCATGGCTAGTGTATCGGATGACAAGGCAACGGAGACCTTAGATGATACCGACACCAAGGAAGAGTCCAATTTATTTAGATTTGTTCGCCAATATTCTTGTCAG AAATCGACAAAAATGGCTGAAAATGGCAATTATTACTTGCTAAGCCTCCCTAGGAGCCTGCATGATAAATTCAAGAGGAGGCTCGACCCTCAGGCTAATCTCGACAGGAATTGGAACGAAAATCAGACCATAGAAATTTTACCCCTAAAGGGTCAAAAATACGTTTTCAGCAAAGCTGGCGGTACAAAGAGACCAAACATTAGCATCTCTTACTCTAGTTGA
- a CDS encoding conserved hypothetical protein (encoded by transcript BEWA_053040A), with amino-acid sequence MNCVLFYIVASFWITTVGSTKPNEEKSQDGDPWELNPFEDEDKNLDDALFAGFQDGITFNLDCVSMGRHDADDSPSDQGSADELEKEHQKHLDQAELEAEYLTSHRPLESAETEKKDSELMSIFNILMRYLNSKSKKWTLEEPKEQGLEDHGKGHMVFVSKSVETLEEQIPRNLIFSVGHMKKTMPTNRLNKTPIVLTALESFIVCRLAFISMAKIITSNTPDDLKLQYLSRWIKLAHEHFVLFLPYVAITAPRCKELLEDSGQIRSEYDTDDYKHLLATCKKMDDKRNDESDLQAYVMLDSEYHEKLIERCIHEKHVFPSILQEKDHHLRRIHKHFEHELDWETFVGAANMIFAHIENELSNKVPNLMDHKTWGCGMSKKEAANAEQELIKLFVNTQKKLNLKTIQAVRAITIAVSKKKSDDHVKKSMINYAQKESKAAHDESQHNEAMKKCMAESEKKLDEDSEIFSKYNKVGIARDLRNFDHKGWMECMSGRIYPKFLTVCKNNPDYCKELLKELREEQNSLDPDSTAAIVVENLQFTVAAALLNHDLISTEDIKKHLMEVSKHEIAEMKENVGPEKKDTSEQVKSETREEPISKREREHDPLGD; translated from the exons ATGAATTGCGTCTTGTTTTACATCGTAGCTTCTTTTTGGATTACAACAGTTGGATCAACGAAGCCAAATGAAGAGAAGAGTCAAGATGGAGATCCATGGGAATTGAATCCATTTGAAGATGAG GATAAAAACCTAGATGATGCCCTGTTTGCAGGGTTTCAAGACGGTATCACCTTTAATCTAGACTGTGTATCTATGGGAAGACATGATGCCGATGATTCTCCTTCTGACCAAGGGAGTGCCGATGAATTAGAGAAAGAACATCAAAAACATCTCGACCAAGCCGAGCTTGAGGCTGAATATTTGACTTCACATCGTCCGCTGGAATCAGCAGAAACAGAAAAAAAGGACTCGGAACTCATGTCCATTTTTAACATTCTGATGCGTTATTTAAATTCCAAGAGTAAGAAATGGACCTTAGAGGAGCCAAAAGAGCAAGGCCTTGAGGATCATGGTAAAGGGCATATGGTATTTGTTAGCAAGTCAGTCGAAACATTGGAAGAGCAGATTCCTAGAAACTTGATATTTAGTGTAGGACACATGAAAAAAA CTATGCCAACTAATAGGTTGAACAAGACCCCAATTGTCCTAACAGCTTTAGAATCGTTCATCGTATGTAGATTGGCATTTATATCAATGGCAAAAATTATAACTAGCAACACTCCAGATGACTTAAAGTTGCAGTATCTGAGCAGATGGATTAAACTTGCTCATGAACATTTCGTTCTTTTTCTCCCTTATGTTGCTATAACTGCTCCTCGTTGTAAAGAGTTGTTGGAGGATTCAGGTCAGATCCGTAGTGAATATGATACTGACGATTATAAACATCTTTTGGCAACTTGCAAGAAG ATGGATGACAAAAGAAATGATGAATCAGACTTGCAAGCATATGTAATGTTGGATTCGGAATATCACGAAAAATTGATTGAACGATGCATTCACGAAAAGCATGTATTTCCCTCAATTTTGCAAGAGAAAGATCACCATTTAAGGCGTATTCACAAACATTTTGAACATGAATTGGACTGGGAAACCTTTGTTGGAGCTGCGAACATGATATTTGCCCACATAGAAAACGAATTATCGAATAAAGTTCCAAATTTAATGGACCACAAAACTTGGGGTTGCGGAATGTCGAAGAAGGAAGCCGCAAACGCTGAACAGGAGCTTATCAAGCTCTTTGTTAATACCCAAAAGAAGTTGAATTTAAAAACTATTCAAGCTGTAAGAGCTATAACTATCGCAGTTTctaaaaagaagagtgatgaCCATGTCAAGAAATCTATGATAAACTATGCACAGAAGGAATCCAAAGCTGCACATGACGAATCTCAACATAATGAAGCTATGAAAAAATGCATGGCTGAATCTGAGAAAAAGTTGGACGAAGATTCTGAAATTTTTAGTAAATATAACAAGGTTGGAATTGCAAGGGACCTGCGAAACTTTGACCATAAGGGATGGATGGAATGCATGTCTGGGAGAATATATCCCAAATTTTTGACCGTGTGCAAGAATAATCCAGATTATTGCAAAGAGCTGTTAAAGGAATTGAGGGAAGAACAAAATTCACTAGACCCAGATAGCACTGCAGCCATTGTTgtagagaatctccagttCACAGTTGCTGCTGCTCTTTTAAACCACGACTTGATATCTACTGAGGATATCAAAAAACACCTGATGGAGGTGTCGAAACATGAGATCGCAGAGATGAAGGAAAATGTTGGTCCTGAGAAAAAGGATACTTCAGAACAAGTAAAATCAG AGACTAGAGAAGAACCTATCAGCAAACGTGAGCGCGAGCACGATCCACTCGGTGATTAA
- a CDS encoding conserved hypothetical protein (encoded by transcript BEWA_053050A) — translation MPAASYSDPMSATKASDFLNFDVPSYNKDPYKSQFDTLNGQKSPPLGQSNGSTGRFFGDKSSTSTFASRSEDNFLLKGIEFVTNGASNIRRGVMDTESQNESQPGLFISRMSSMISIGKAAFGLSSDWQTESSWRTYTNYKAFLVLFATSLIFFIMAFMTLPFIIFAPHKFGLLFTCASITFLISIALLKGAGSLIDHMLHSKRIVFTAAFLISLVSTLIFTTIYPLYLLAFVSSLTQFFSLMSVVLSYIPGGAGALKALYSSIWAYFRLSGRGSASDLPF, via the exons ATGCCTGCCGCATCGTATTCTGATCCAATGAGCGCCACTAAGGCTAGCGATTTTTTAAACTTTGACGTACCATCTTATAATAAAGATCCATATAAATCGCAGTTTGACACTTTAAATGGTCAAAAATCGCCACCATTAGGCCAGTCAA ATGGCAGCACTGGTCGTTTTTTTGGCGACAAATCCAGTACTTCCACATTCGCCTCTAGAAGT GAAGATAATTTCCTGCTAAAGGGGATTGAATTTGTCACCAACGGAGCTTCAAACATAAGGAGAG GAGTAATGGATACTGAGTCGCAAAACGAGAGCCAGCCAGGACTATTTATCTCAAGAATGAGCTCCATGATAAGCATTGGGAAAGCTGCGTTCGGTTTATCATCTGACTGGCAAACAGAATCTTCATGGAGAACTTATACAAACTATAAAGCCTTTTTGGTTCTATTTGCCACGAGTTTGATTTTCTTTATTATGGCCTTCATGACACTGCCATTCATTATATTTGCTCCGCATAAATTTGGTTTACTGTTTACTTGTGCCTCAATCACCTTTTTAATCTCTATTGCACTGCTCAAAGGAGCGGGTTCTCTCATTGACCATATGCTTCACTCCAAGAGAATTGTATTCACAGCCGCTTTTTTGATTTCACTTGTTTCTACACTTATTTTCACAACAATATATCCACTATATCTTCTAGCGTTTGTTTCATCACTGACACAGTTTTTCTCACTCATGTCTGTTGTTCTGTCATACATACCAG GTGGAGCTGGAGCACTCAAAGCTCTCTATTCTTCTATATGGGCATATTTTAGATTATCTGGCAGAGGCAGTGCCTCTGATCTACCCTTTTGA
- a CDS encoding hypothetical protein (encoded by transcript BEWA_053060A), whose amino-acid sequence MRPEKRHSIKKICLALVSVFVVVSIIAITLGLVLSSNADSDADVTKAIVLVDKTTASGKPAHKEADVKATQPKGEKEEVNKEEPEAKTEADSEPVPEKEKKQDTQKEGDASDKRPEPTGEEQTRPSEDTKASSEGKSGANLRSEKPQS is encoded by the coding sequence ATGAGACCAGAAAAGAGGCATTCTATCAAAAAGATCTGCTTGGCACTAGTATCAGTGTTCGTAGTCGTTTCAATCATCGCGATTACCCTTGGACTTGTTCTCAGTTCGAATGCTGATTCTGATGCTGATGTTACCAAAGCTATCGTCCTAGTTGATAAGACCACAGCAAGCGGTAAGCCAGCTCATAAGGAAGCAGACGTCAAGGCAACTCAACCCAAGGGAGAGAAAGAGGAAGTAAATAAGGAAGAACCGGAGGCCAAGACTGAGGCAGATAGCGAACCAGTCCCTGAGAAAGAGAAGAAGCAAGATACACAAAAGGAAGGAGATGCATCAGACAAAAGACCCGAGCCAACTGGCGAGGAACAAACAAGGCCAAGTGAGGATACAAAAGCATCAAGTGAGGGCAAAAGTGGAGCCAACTTGAGAAGCGAAAAACCACAAAGCTAA
- a CDS encoding regulator of chromosome condensation protein, putative (encoded by transcript BEWA_053070A) — translation MATNWTCPTCMVSNQSHDEFCLCCGTATNSSYTQEPTNDHDEVVQSPPKKQKVTSYLDNPGRVRMSFNVSDLKTTTVFIVGSSEIDQIPSSCCDTTKEGDGSEFSSLYECALPTPILSIPRVKIVSVSCGALHTALLTANGDVYTFGCNDMGALGRKVSKDETPEIPDSEPMKVNISQPIKKVTCGDNHTLFLTYNGTVLIVGSFKDSDGPIGIPDYDNYETLTKLEYIDNPTIVPCEVEGAYTISDICSGENHCVLLPQGGKGVYTFGSNEFSQLMIWGDQIQTYTDNSPDLSDDKTKRLALTWPQFRTLTDLEIVTEGDSDTGRRKRPRTSDESVDKIFTGYCTTFIQTKNLVKLYGVGRNAQGEVGCGSDEMIVKIPKEITLFEGHEITQLSGGQFFTMALVEDAVYTWGNNDYIGHDIDTKEGKQTTPLKLQGFDEIPIEHIFNGADSCFAITYNADLYAWGSGQNYILGNGKDYIFQKTPDLVPASHFPSSKPFGGKGGSQHTVFLCSKRRVQK, via the exons ATGGCTACCAACTGGACCTGTCCAACCTGTATGGTATCTAATCAGAGCCATGACGAATTTTGTTTATGTTGTGGCACTGCTACAAATTCATCATATACACAAGAGCCTACTAACG ATCATGATGAAGTGGTTCAATCTCCACcaaaaaaacaaaaagTTACTTCTTATTTGGATAACCCTGGTAGGGTTCGCATGAGTTTTAATGTTTCTGACTTGAAGACAACAACAGTATTTATCGTTGGTTCATCGGAAATTGATCAAATTCCTTCATCATGTTGCGATACAACCAAGGAAGGTGACGGGTCTGAGTTTTCCTCGCTCTATGAATGCGCACTTCCTACTCCTATTTTATCGATCCCTAGAGTGAAAATTGTGAGTGTTTCATGCGGAGCCCTGCACACTGCCTTGTTGACCGCAAACGGAGACGTTTATACATTTGGATGCAACGATATGGGTGCTCTTGGAAGGAAAGTCAGTAAAGATGAAACACCGGAGATTCCAGATTCTGAACCAATGAAAGTGAACATAAGTCAACCTATTAAAAAAGTAACATGTGGTGATAATCACACGTTGTTTCTGACATACAATGGAACGGTATTGATTGTTGGAAGCTTCAAGGATAGCGATGGTCCAATTGGTATCCCGGATTATGACAACTATGAGACACTGACAAAACTTGAATATATTGACAACCCAACAATCGTACCATGCGAAGTTGAAGGGGCTTATACTATCTCTGATATTTGTTCTGGAGAAAACCACTGTGTGCTCTTGCCTCAAGGAGGCAAGGGAGTTTATACATTTGGTAGTAATGAATTCTCACAATTGATGATCTGGGGTGATCAGATTCAAACTtatactgacaattctCCTGACCTAAGTGATGATAAAACAAAAAGGTTGGCTCTAACATGGCCACAATTCAGAACACTGACTGACCTTGAAATAGTGACTGAGGGAGATTCTGATACTGggagaaggaaaaggcCAAGAACCAGCGATGAATCTGTGGATAAAATATTTACTGGTTAttgtacaacatttatacaAACAAAAAATTTGGTAAAACTTTATGGTGTAGGAAGAAACGCACAAGGAGAAGTTGGATGTGGAAGCGATGAAATGATCGTCAAGATTCCAAAAGAGATAACTCTATTTGAAGGACATGAAATAACACAGCTATCTGGTGGGCAGTTCTTTACTATGGCATTAGTTGAAGATGCTGTTTATACCTGGGGGAATAATGACTATATTGGACATGATATAGATACAAAAGAGGGGAAACAAACAACACCCCTTAAATTGCAAGGATTTGATGAAATCCCAATCGAACATATATTTAATGGTGCTGATTCTTGTTTTGCTATAACATATAATGCAGATTTGTATGCTTGGGGGTCTGGGCAAAATTATATATTGGGAAATGGGAAAGattacatttttcaaaagaCACCAGACCTTGTACCAGCCAGCCATTTCCCCTCGAGCAAACCATTCGGAGGCAAAGGTGGATCCCAGCATACAGTTTTTCTTTGTAGTAAAAGAAGGgtacaaaaataa